In Cryptococcus neoformans var. grubii H99 chromosome 9, complete sequence, a genomic segment contains:
- a CDS encoding rho guanyl-nucleotide exchange factor, which translates to MPPSGPRQQQSNNNPNVRNQVFENIFGRPARGHHLATQSSQQQYVNPAQPSYPPAMPYHPTPPPQTQVPPQPQPAYPMYRPVPARRPDPYDGVEYLPNDNEGLRRSSLAPSTYSAASSPSVYSPNPELSPPQPPARLPPTAFPTPMPRLPSGPIQAFPAGAMTPAQAYQASQGYPTSSVAFPRPSTASPAIPAQATQNIGTPFDPSSSVTSFSTTNSAASRIPTSTSITSFHKPISQSPSLAETSKERSATPDYIGKMGQLAFESNSGESWMDDVTGISVSPDDGRNPVLPPKSLHGHGTLSDIGRASMHKRMASDSSVLSSDNATKAGLLSRSPAASPTYDTMSSPTTPTCDMSFHPRASTDSTVSLPLALHTTENLPPGARRGYENRSTSFSGSSREIIRPLSNPAARLSNPQAQTQTRAPLPSLYPALLSLVSAAFKSYIPLADLTKDGITYKDSFSGQAAVTLIAELIKTSDRNLALLLGRSLDAQKFFHDVTYDHRLRDNPKEVYRFKDRLAAPFTDTNGNEESLISEGRLMRNGSGASSTGMGFGGGLKALTAARPADSSSSTHAESTPASITPSRSSTMPFLDSDLPDSLDSEDTLPVGVFTLLTDCYSPTCSRDSLCYSINCPRRLEQMKRLNMKPEPGLNRKLSRESLVDVKETGTLWIHSVSQEILDSVDDKEKKRQEAINEVIYTERDFVRDLEYLRDSWVKPLRTQEVIDAKRRDDFVRQVFWNVHDVLSVNHVLAERLTKRQKKEPVVSRIGDIFLERVPLFEPFVTYGAHQLFGKYEFEKEKGANPIFQKFVDDTERKPESRKLELNGYLTKPTTRLGRYPLLLEAVLKYTPDDHPDKEDLSEVIKMIRGFLTKVNAESGKSENIFELAQIEQQLVFRPNERIDLRLRDKNRQLVHKGPLKRRGGNREEIADLLGFLFDHAFLLVKPKWVNKSEQYKVYRRPIPLELLVLVTPDEQYNSGKLSYGHGRSRLITRHPNSKTNHSSQNSSITAPLKPESKHGFSLTILHLGKKGYSMQLWVDTHIGRKKWLESIDRQQGLLREKSTVFISETITEGILNGVRKVNCSSPYDQGNRMIFGTDEGVYFANLRDEKLREPVKVINLIDVTQLDVIEEFQLLIVLHERCVTTFPLDSLDPSDPNAALKRGKRISSHTSFIKSGVCLGKTLVAIVKSSTLSSTIKVMEPVDLSQNRKKTQAGFMRRLNGKDDALKLFKEFYIPTESSSVHFLKTKLCVGCTKGFEIVDLETLDMQGLLDPSDGSLDFVLKRDNVRPIAIYRIEEDFLLCYDEFAFYVNKNGWRSRPKWAIVWEGIPTSFALQYPYVIAFEPTFIEVHHVETGHLVQIIPGNNIQCLFADTPPSRVNAPVPPNRMMYPAPTVGAAPYARPPNMPGYPAYPNVSYPGHPQQPRQISNGAYPPHHVNQPPSARVRHPSQTPMGYGMPSPHPPPLMNRFARPQVVFVSDDSHVQFLKFPSASHSHPQRPVMTHHQTAPAGHSARSSR; encoded by the exons ATGCCCCCATCAGGTCCACGCCAGCAGCAATCCAACAACAATCCGAACGTCCGTAACCAGGTATTTGAAAATATCTTTGGACGGCCAGCACGTGGTCATCATCTCGCAACCCAATCATCACAACAGCAGTATGTCAACCCGGCACAACCAAGCTACCCACCGGCAATGCCGTATCATCCCACGCCTCCACCACAAACTCAAGTTCCACCGCAACCACAGCCGGCATATCCCATGTACCGACCTGTTCCTGCACGGAGGCCGGACCCCTATGATGGTGTTGAGTACCTGCCAAAC GACAATGAAGGGCTGCGCCGCTCATCATTAGCACCTTCGACGTATTCTGCcgcttcatctccatccgTGTATTCGCCGAATCCTGAACTATCACCACCTCAACCTCCAGCGCGTCTGCCGCCGACAGCGTTTCCTACGCCAATGCCAAGATTGCCTTCTGGTCCCATTCAAGCTTTCCCGGCTGGTGCGATGACGCCTGCCCAGGCGTACCAGGCCTCCCAGGGATACCCGACATCCAGTGTGGCCTTCCCAAGACCTTCGACTGCGTCTCCTGCTATCCCAGCACAAGCTACGCAGAATATCGGGACACCATTCGatccctcatcctctgttACTTCTTTTTCTACTACCAATTCGGCAGCCTCTCGAATTCCCACGAGTACATCTATCACTTCGTTTCACAAACCGATTTCGCAGTCGCCGTCGTTGGCAGAAACGTCGAAAGAAAGATCAGCAACGCCGGATTATATTGGGAAAATGGGCCAGTTGGCGTTTGAAAGTAATTCTGGGGAAAGTTGGATGGACGATGTGACAGGTATCAGTGTCAGTCctgatgatg GCCGTAATCCTGTTCTTCCACCAAAATCTCTTCATGGCCATGGGACGTTATCAGACATAGGGCGGGCGTCGATGCACAAGCGCATGGCTTCGGATTCATCCGTTTTAAGCAGCGACAATGCCACAAAGGCGGGTCTTCT ATCGCGCTCCCCGGCTGCTTCGCCTACCTATGATACGATGTCTTCACCTACTACTCCTACGTGTGACATGTCGTTCCATCCCCGAGCATCTACCGATTCGACCGTTTCCCTTCCGTTGGCACTCCACACGACCGAAAATCTCCCACCTGGCGCCAGACGAGGCTACGAGAATCGGTCAACATCATTCTCTGGCTCTTCTCGTGAAATCATTCGTCCACTTTCCAACCCGGCTGCTAGACTGAGTAACCCTCAAGCTCAAACTCAGACACGcgcccctcttccttccttatatccagctcttctttcgctgGTCTCGGCCGCATTTAAATCATACATCCCTCTTGCCGACCTCACCAAAGACGGTATCACGTACAAAGACTCCTTCTCCGGCCAAGCTGCTGTTACACTCATCGCAGAGCTCATCAAGACGTCTGATCGAAATTTGGCTCTGCTGCTCGGTCGAAGCCTTGACGCCCAAAAGTTCTTCCATGACGTGACATACGACCACCGATTGAGGGATAATCCTAAAGAGGTGTACCGATTTAAAGACAGGCTCGCTGCACCTTTTACGGATACAAACGGCAATGAGGAAAGCCTAATTTCGGAAGGGAGATTAATGAGGAATGGGAGTGGAGCGTCAAGTACGGGGATGGGCTTTGGTGGTGGATTGAAAGCTTTGACAGCTGCAAGGCCTGcagattcttcttcttcaacgcATGCTGAATCGACACCAGCATCTATCACCCCATCTCGATCATCGACTATGCCTTTCCTCGACTCTGACTTGCCAGATAGCCTGGACAGCGAAGATACTCTCCCAGTGGGTGTATTCACCCTCCTTACGGACTGTTACTCCCCCACATGTTCGCGCGACAGTCTTTGTTATTCCATCAATTGTCCCAGAAGACTAGaacagatgaagaggctgaaCATGAAGCCAGAGCCTGGGTTGAATAGGAAGCTCAGTCGTGAGAGTTTAGTGGATGTCAAGGAGACTGGCACTCTGTGGATTCACTCAGTTTCGCAAGAGATCTTGGATAGTGTGGACGataaagagaagaagaggcaggaAGCCATCAACGAAGTTATCTACACGGAGAGGGACTTTGTCAGAGATCTGGAATACCTTCGAGAT TCATGGGTCAAACCGCTACGCACGCAAGAGGTCATTGATGCCAAGCGCCGGGACGACTTTGTCCGACAAGTCTTTTGGAATGTCCATGACGTCCTCTCCGTTAACCATGTCCTTGCCGAACGTCTCACGAAGCGCCAGAAAAAGGAACCAGTCGTCTCGCGTATAGGCGACATTTTTCTTGAACGTGTCCCGCTCTTCGAACCGTTTGTCACTTATGGTGCCCATCAACTTTTCGGCAAGTACGAattcgagaaggaaaaaggtgCGAACCCGATTTTCCAAAAGTTTGTGGACGATACAGAAAGAAAACCAGAGTCAAGAAAATTGGAGTTAAACGGTTACTTGACAAAACCTACTACACGTCTGGGTCGTTATCCTCTCTTACTGGAAGCTGTCCTCAAGTATACTCCTGACGATCATCCGGATAAGGAGGATCTGTCAGAGGTGATCAAGATGATTAGAGGGTTCTTGACAAAGGTGAATGCGGAGAGTGGCAAGAGTGAGAATATATTCGAACTGGCGCAAATCGAGCAACAACTGGTGTTCAGGCCAAATGAAAGGATT GATCTGCGACTGCGAGATAAGAATCGCCAGCTAGTACATAAGGGTCcgttgaagagaagaggagggaatCGAGAAGAGATTGCAGATTTGCTGGGGTTTTTGTTTGACCATGCGTTTTTGCTTGTTAAGCCCAAATGGGTAAACAAGAGTGAACAGTACAAGGTTTATCGCCGA CCAATTCCTCTCGAGTTACTTGTCCTGGTCACTCCAGATGAGCAATACAATTCCGGCAAATTATCATATGGCCATGGGCGTTCCCGACTCATCACACGTCATCCCAATTCAAAAACCAATCACTCTTCCCAGAATAGCTCTATAACAGCCCCTCTCAAGCCAGAATCAAAACACGGTTTTTCGCTTACGATCCTTCACCTCGGCAAAAAGGGCTATTCGATGCAGCTGTGGGTTGATACTCATATTGGGAGGAAAAAATGGTTGGAGAGTATAGATAGGCAACAAGGGCtgttgagagagaagagtaCGGTTTTCATTAGCGAAACTATCACTGAAGGAATTCTGAACGGTGTGAGGAAAGTGAACTGTTCTAGTCCTTATG ATCAAGGGAATAGGATGATCTTCGGTACAGATGAAGGCGTTTACTTTGCCAACTTGCGCGATGAAAAGCTCCGCGAACCTGTAAAAGTCATCAACCTTATCGATGTCACTCAGCTCGATGTTATTGAAGAGTTCCAACTCCTCATTGTCCTTCACGAGAGATGTgtcaccaccttcccacTTGACAGTCTTGACCCCTCCGATCCCAATGCCGCTCTCAAGCGAGGGAAACGCATTTCATCACACACAAGCTTTATCAAATCGGGTGTATGCCTCGGCAAGACTTTGGTTGCGATCGTCAAGAGCTCGACGCTGAGCAGTACAATTAAAGTGATGGAACCTGTTGATCTGAGTCAAAATCGGAAAAAGACACAAGCAGGATTTATGAGAAGACTCAATGGCAAAGACGACGCATTGAAGCTTTTCAAG GAATTTTATATTCCTACGGAATCCAGCTCCGTCCATTTCCTGAAGACGAAACTCTGTGTCGGCTGCACCAAGGGATTCGAGATTGTCGACCTAGAGACACTTGATATGCAGGGTTTGCTCGACCCGTCAGATGGATCGCTGGACTTTGTGTTAAAGAGGGATAACGTCAGACCGATTGCAATTTACAGaattgaagaggatttcTTGCTATGCTACGACG AATTTGCGTTCTATGTAAACAAGAACGGATGGCGGTCAAGGCCTAAGTGGGCGATTGTTTGGGAGGGCATTCCCACATCTTTTG CATTGCAATACCCATATGTCATTGCGTTTGAACCGACGTTCATTGAGGTGCACCATGTTGAAACTGGCCATCTCGTCCAGATCATCCCTGGGAATAATATCCAATGCCTCTTTGCCGACACTCCTCCTTCACGTGTCAATGCCCCTGTACCGCCAAATCGCATGATGTATCCTGCGCCCACCGTCGGGGCTGCCCCATATGCCCGTCCTCCAAATATGCCAGGGTATCCTGCTTATCCCAACGTATCTTATCCTGGTCATCCCCAACAACCTCGACAAATTTCTAACGGTGcatatcctcctcatcacgTGAATCAGCCACCTAGTGCCAGAGTACGTCACCCTTCGCAAACGCCAATGGGCTACGGTATGCCTTCACCTCACCCGCCACCCCTTATGAACCGATTCGCAAGGCCTCAGGTTGTCTTCGTCAGCGATGACAGTCATGTTCAGTTCCTCAAATTCCCATCTgcttctcattctcatcctcaaaggcCCGTCATGACGCACCACCAGACAGCACCCGCCGGGCACTCAGCCAGATCCTCTCGATAA